The following proteins come from a genomic window of Misgurnus anguillicaudatus chromosome 10, ASM2758022v2, whole genome shotgun sequence:
- the fdps gene encoding farnesyl pyrophosphate synthase isoform X2, translating to MDASVTRRGQPCWYKKDGIGLDAINDAFLLEGAIYRLLRRHCRKQPYYIHLLELFTEVSFQTELGQALDLMTAPPHKVDLDRFTMERYKAIVRYKTAFYSFYLPVAAAMYMAGIENETEHNNAKTILLEMGEFFQIQDDYLDCYGDPAVTGKIGTDIQDNKCSWLVVSALGIMTAEQRAELQACYGHTDAESVERVKALYDTLEMPIRYHQHEEESYQRLQKLIQLHAKNLPHAVFLNFAKKIYRRNK from the exons ATGGATGCATCTGTGACACGAAGGGGTCAACCTTGTTGGTATAAGAAG GATGGTATTGGTCTGGATGCCATCAATGATGCATTTCTTCTGGAGGGGGCCATCTATCGCCTTCTTCGCAGACATTGTAGAAAACAACCCTACTACATTCACCTGCTGGAGCTTTTTACTGAG GTATCTTTCCAGACAGAGTTGGGTCAAGCACTAGATCTAATGACTGCACCACCACACAAAGTGGACCTTGACCGCTTCACCATGGAGAG GTACAAAGCCATTGTGAGATATAAGACAGCATTCTACTCTTTTTACCTCCCTGTGGCTGCAGCTATGTACATG GCAGGAATTGAGAATGAGACTGAACACAATAATGCAAAAACAATTTTGCTTGAGATGGGAGAGTTCTTTCAGATACAG GATGACTACCTTGATTGCTATGGTGATCCCGCAGTGACTGGAAAGATTGGCACAGATATCCAGGACAACAAATGCAGCTGGCTGGTGGTAAGCGCGCTGGGCATCATGACTGCAGAACAGAGGGCAGAACTACAG GCTTGTTATGGGCATACCGATGCTGAAAGTGTTGAAAGGGTCAAGGCTTTGTATGATACCTTGGAAATGCCCATCCGATACCACCAACATGAAGAGGAGAGTTATCAGCGCCTTCAAAAACTCATCCAGCTTCACGCCAAGAATTTGCCACATGctgtttttcttaattttgcaaaGAAAATATATAGGAGGAACAAATGA
- the fdps gene encoding farnesyl pyrophosphate synthase isoform X1: protein MGDAQLFDKEFDNLVSELTEQDFTDPLLSDALHRLREVLRYNAPGGKRNRGLSVIGSLRELVSPSELSPDEVHRALLVGWCIELLQAFFLVADDIMDASVTRRGQPCWYKKDGIGLDAINDAFLLEGAIYRLLRRHCRKQPYYIHLLELFTEVSFQTELGQALDLMTAPPHKVDLDRFTMERYKAIVRYKTAFYSFYLPVAAAMYMAGIENETEHNNAKTILLEMGEFFQIQDDYLDCYGDPAVTGKIGTDIQDNKCSWLVVSALGIMTAEQRAELQACYGHTDAESVERVKALYDTLEMPIRYHQHEEESYQRLQKLIQLHAKNLPHAVFLNFAKKIYRRNK from the exons ATGGGTGATGCTCAGCTCTTTGACAAGGAGTTTGACAATCTGGTGTCTGAACTTACAGAGCAAGATTTCACAGATCCACTTCTATCTGATGCCCTACACAGACTCAGAGAG gTGCTTCGGTACAATGCCCCTGGAGGCAAGAGAAACCGAGGCTTGTCTGTGATTGGCTCTTTACGGGAGCTGGTCTCGCCATCTGAGCTTTCTCCTGATGAAGTTCACCGTGCACTTTTGGTTGGCTGGTGCATTGAACTG CTTCAGGCATTCTTCCTAGTTGCTGATGACATCATGGATGCATCTGTGACACGAAGGGGTCAACCTTGTTGGTATAAGAAG GATGGTATTGGTCTGGATGCCATCAATGATGCATTTCTTCTGGAGGGGGCCATCTATCGCCTTCTTCGCAGACATTGTAGAAAACAACCCTACTACATTCACCTGCTGGAGCTTTTTACTGAG GTATCTTTCCAGACAGAGTTGGGTCAAGCACTAGATCTAATGACTGCACCACCACACAAAGTGGACCTTGACCGCTTCACCATGGAGAG GTACAAAGCCATTGTGAGATATAAGACAGCATTCTACTCTTTTTACCTCCCTGTGGCTGCAGCTATGTACATG GCAGGAATTGAGAATGAGACTGAACACAATAATGCAAAAACAATTTTGCTTGAGATGGGAGAGTTCTTTCAGATACAG GATGACTACCTTGATTGCTATGGTGATCCCGCAGTGACTGGAAAGATTGGCACAGATATCCAGGACAACAAATGCAGCTGGCTGGTGGTAAGCGCGCTGGGCATCATGACTGCAGAACAGAGGGCAGAACTACAG GCTTGTTATGGGCATACCGATGCTGAAAGTGTTGAAAGGGTCAAGGCTTTGTATGATACCTTGGAAATGCCCATCCGATACCACCAACATGAAGAGGAGAGTTATCAGCGCCTTCAAAAACTCATCCAGCTTCACGCCAAGAATTTGCCACATGctgtttttcttaattttgcaaaGAAAATATATAGGAGGAACAAATGA